A window of the Drosophila simulans strain w501 chromosome 2L, Prin_Dsim_3.1, whole genome shotgun sequence genome harbors these coding sequences:
- the LOC6733088 gene encoding cullin-2 — protein sequence MSLKPKIVEFVDVWPRLRCIAESVITLTKVERSVWNTSFSDVYTLCVAQPEPMADRLYGETKHFLEQHVQEMLAKKVLIEGECCHSNGGPDLLQRYYTTWMEYSQGIKYLHQLYIYLNQQHIKKQKITDTESFYGNLSSDAAEQMEIGELGLDIWRLYMIEYLFRELVRHILEGIAADRASNGTLDHHRVQIINGVIHSFVEVQDYKKTGSLKLYQELFEGPMLEASGAYYTDEANKLLHRCSVSEYMQEVIRILEYESRRAQKFLHVSSLPKLRKECEEKFINDRLGFIYSECREMVSEERRQDLRNMYVVLKPIPDNLKSELITTFLDHIKSEGLQTVSALKGENIHIAFVENMLKVHHKYQELIADVFENDSLFLSALDKACASVINRRPTERQPCRSAEYVAKYCDTLLKKSKTCEAEIDQKLTNNITIFKYIEDKDVYQKFYSRLLAKRLIHEQSQSMDAEEGMINRLKQACGYEFTNKLHRMFTDISVSTDLNNKFNTHLKDSNVDLGINLAIKVLQAGAWPLGSTQVIPFAVPQEFEKSIKMFEDYYHKLFSGRKLTWLHHMCHGELKLSHLKKSYIVTMQTYQMAIILLFETCDSLSCREIQNTLQLNDETFQKHMQPIIESKLLNASSENLAGETRIELNLDYTNKRTKFKISSALQKETPQEVEHTINSVDEDRKLFLQAAIVRIMKARKVLKHNALIQEVLSLSKVSFTPNIAMIKKCVESLIDKQYIERTANSGDEYSYMA from the exons ATGTCGCTCAAGCCCAAAATAGTGGAGTTTGTCGATGTTTGGCCGCGCCTGCGCTGCATCGCAGAGTCGGTGATAACGCTCACCAAAGTGGAGCGCTCGGTGTGGAACACAAGCTTCAG CGACGTTTACACACTGTGCGTGGCGCAGCCAGAACCGATGGCTGATCGTCTCTATGGCGAAACGAAGCACTTTCTCGAGCAGCACGTCCAGGagatgctggccaaaaaggtgcTGATCGAGGGAGAATGCTGCCATTCCAATGGTGGCCCAGACCTTCTCCAGCGTTACTACACCACCTGGATGGAATATAGTCAGGGTATCAAGTATCTGCACCAATTATACAT CTACCTGAATCAGCAACACATAAAGAAACAAAAGATTACCGATACGGAATCGTTCTACGGTAATCTGTCAAGCGATGCTGCGGAGCAGATGGAGATTGGCGAGCTAGGTCTGGACATTTGGCGGCTGTATATGATTGAGTACTTGTTTAGAGAACTGGTACGTCACATACTCGAGGGCATTGCCGCAGACAGAGCCAGCAATGGCACCTTGGATCACCATCGCGTGCAAATTATCAACGGAGTGATACACAGCTTCGTGGAGGTACAGGACTATAAGAAAACAGGCTCGCTTAAGCTCTACCAGGAACTCTTCGAAGGCCCCATGCTGGAGGCCAGTGGCGCCTACTACACAGACGAGGCTAACAAACTGCTTCATCGGTGCTCAGTGTCGGAGTACATGCAGGAGGTTATCCGAATACTGGAATATGAAAGCCGGAGAGCCCAAAAGTTTTTACACGTCAGTTCCCTGCCAAAACTCCGTAAAGAGTGCGAGGAGAAGTTTATTAACGATCGTTTGGGGTTCATCTACTCGGAGTGCCGCGAAATGGTTTCAGAGGAGCGACGCCAAGACTTACGCAACATGTACGTCGTACTAAAGCCCATACCCGATAATCTCAAGTCTGAGCTCATTACCACCTTCCTCGATCATATCAAAAGTGAAGGTCTGCAGACCGTATCTGCGCTCAAGGGCGAAAACATCCATATTGCTTTCGTAGAGAATATGTTAAAGGTACATCACAAGTACCAAGAGCTGATCGCAGATGTTTTCGAAAATGATTCTCTATTCCTGAGCGCATTAGACAAGGCGTGCGCCAGCGTTATCAATCGCCGGCCCACCGAGCGGCAGCCTTGCCGTAGTGCCGAGTATGTGGCGAAATACTGTGATACGCTACTGAAAAAGTCTAAAACCTGCGAAGCAGAGATCGATCAAAAGCTTACTAACAACATAACCATCTTTAAATATATCGAGGACAAAGATGTATATCAAAAGTTTTATAGCCGACTGTTAGCCAAGCGCCTAATCCACGAGCAAAGTCAGAGCATGGATGCGGAGGAGGGAATGATCAATCGTTTGAAG CAAGCGTGCGGTTATGAATTTACCAATAAACTTCACCGCATGTTTACGGATATTTCGGTATCTACTGATCTGAACAACAAGTTTAATACTCACCTTAAGGATAGCAATGTGGACTTAG GCATCAACCTTGCCATTAAGGTACTGCAGGCGGGCGCTTGGCCCTTGGGATCTACTCAAGTTATACCATTTGCAGTGCCACAGGAATTtgaaaaatctattaaaatg TTCGAGGATTAttatcataaattatttagtgGCCGGAAGTTGACTTGGCTACATCACATGTGTCATGGAGAATTAAAATTGAGCCATTTGAAAAAATCCTACATCGTGACTATGCAAACATACCAGATGGCGATAATTCTGCTGTTCGAGACTTGTGATAGTCTGAGTTGTCGGGAGATCCAGAACACCTTACAGCTAAACGACGAAACGTTTCAAAAGCACATGCAGCCTATTATCGAGTCAAAGCTTTTAAATGCCAGCTCAGAGAATCTCGCCGGTGAGACTCGAATAGAATTAAATTTGGATTACACAAATAAACGTACaaagtttaaaataagttcgGCTTTGCAAAAAGAAACGCCACAGGAG GTTGAGCACACAATTAACTCGGTAGATGAGGACCGAAAACTCTTTCTACAAGCCGCCATTGTTAGAATTATGAAAGCGCGTAAAGTCTTAAAGCACAATGCGTTAATACAAGAG GTTCTCTCTTTATCGAAGGTTAGCTTTACTCCCAACATAGCAATGATCAAGAAATGCGTGGAGTCATTAATTGACAAACAATATATTGAGCGAACGGCGAACTCGGGCGATGAATATAGCTACATGGCATAA
- the LOC6733089 gene encoding uncharacterized protein LOC6733089 isoform X2, protein MAAAHESTKARDSTNVETERTFHLEAGQSYDTMAESHRAFHSLELETGAEVALELDAAVEANQKGQNDNQLQSLEPISLDDIPEPIKVLDEIISEFEEAATKPVALNCNSGENQSEDDGYMSLSRKNMSKKDSEDVPQTPSTDTVPEGSFNEVDGTAENLTKLSEVVHEQETTSPLIQTTLPKARGSSSTPAVNSNYSSLPCCGARASNLGGASTANSSSRLSAIRHPGSCNEGRNALGIDISAVHNAVLRGNLAKLPEPFVNEHPVTIYPGPSSKAAMGEGARCKRLLSSVEKHKEVCHMLNPLSSGSNSSSGEASPAASHVNVATSKAAARDEEYSEDSLEESTISTELTPVKQNGVAWEIHFKSNKKKSSGLKNTSASKTKTHNLDGSSIYNERSMLGKGTFIIRRSTAKNPPRVTDVFCMPKPPRSSLAEGVETKVGAGAISNEFYTSDSEQSDATPLPLPLPPASSEINFVYKESEANAEHTRRGLEMVAAHRAILSLDIESPEQLRYCKPAKSKTAMLTEKRLSAESMPDNTSSSEEFDEARLNGSGSYELYGYNDQRASNATTPHTDLAPTLEEDEELSDLSYGCAPLMQIEHNISALLRGDIPIIGQPAENKGGGLTGAATTAAELHAKRVLEFRHGVHKSESAKEMLLSQMPSLGPLPPSPPSSNPDLFDYDAPLPPSPVEPRKQLELPVVPNAPSANRGTTVVEVHATASGTAVNSSNSNTRRSRDNIASARHFTDELPPPPALSHQSAILLEGNGGPPMVPPHRGTGGHSANTMKSWSIDSQYRKKSPKLFGHYSSGGSGITTPTGLGPIPPLPPPHFDGMAGGSGSYHRRYINYGTKRNLKQSPREEHRLQTSCSLPETPIFARGCDIPRTPYRRQNEPLPVVSGSRTAPRSSTSNSISMGASILGIGGGNYGTAQICRQRSINHALASNEMLRMTGAPARGWYPKQRGMRPVSTENIDRLASMRVWDNSTGMSGTGQSRKPLTLPPNLTPSFLNKSPREALRRVTSLLITKKKSSKDRKHKTYCDQLMDDNNSKHVYEFESGSTTGKDTNRNDNGDSGATTNNKPKKKGLFKSLWKRSKTVSLDQ, encoded by the exons ATGGCAGCGGCACATGAATCGACTAAAGCACGCGATTCGACCAACGTCGAGACTGAGCGGACGTTTCATCTGGAGGCAGGGCAATCCTATGATACAATGGCAGAATCTCATCGCGCATTCCATTCCCTGGAATTGGAGACGGGAGCGGAGGTAGCCCTAGAATTAGATGCTGCTGTTGAAGCTAACCAAAAAGGACAAAA CGATAATCAACTGCAGTCGTTGGAACCCATTTCCTTGGATGACATACCTGAGCCAATAAAAGTCCTCGATGAGATTATTTCGGAATTTGAGGAGGCAGCAACGAAACCAGTGGCCTTGAACTGCAATAGTGGCGAGAATCAGTCTGAGGACGATGGCTACATGAGCCTAAGTCGCAAAAA CATGTCCAAAAAGGATTCCGAAGATGTACCCCAAACACCCAGCACAGACACTGTGCCCGAGGGAAGTTTCAATGAAGTGGATGGCACGGCTGAGAATCTAACTAAATTATCTGAGGTTGTACACGAACAGGAAACTACATCGCCTCTCATTCAGACAACGCTG CCAAAGGCTCGGGGATCTAGCTCGACTCCTGCCGTAAACTCAAACTACTCCAGTTTACCGTGCTGTGGTGCCAGGGCTTCAAATTTGGGTGGAGCTTCTACTGCCAATTCCTCAAGTCGATTGTCAGCCATTAGGCACCCAGGCAGCTGCAACGAGGGTCGCAACGCACTGGGCATCGACATTAGCGCTGTGCATAACGCTGTTCTCCGTGGTAATTTGGCGAAGCTGCCGGAACCATTCGTCAACGAACATCCAGTGACGATTTACCCAGGTCCCTCTTCCAAGGCAGCCATGGGGGAGGGAGCTCGCTGCAAGCGGCTACTCAGCTCTGTCGAAAAGCACAAAGAGGTGTGCCACATGTTGAATCCACTATCCAGCGGGTCAAACTCTTCGTCCGGGGAGGCTTCGCCTGCTGCGTCTCACGTCAATGTCGCGACATCAAAAGCTGCTGCCAGGGATGAGGAATATTCCGAAGATTCGCTGGAGGAGTCAACCATCTCTACTGAACTTACACCCGTTAAACAGAACGGAGTTGCCTGGGAGATTCACTTTAAAAGCAACAAGAAGAAATCCAGTGGCCTTAAAAATACGTCTGCTTCTAAAACg AAAACCCACAATTTAGACGGCAGTTCCATTTACAACGAAAGAAGCATGCTGGGCAAAGGGACTTTTATTATCCGTCGCTCCACAGCCAAAAATCCGCCTCGTGTCACAGATGTATTTTGTATGCCAAAGCCACCACGTTCCTCGTTGGCCGAGGGAGTCGAGACCAAAGTGGGAGCCGGGGCGATCAGTAATGAGTTCTACACAAGCGATAGCGAGCAAAGCGATGCCACTCCCCTACCACTACCGCTGCCACCAGCTTCATCTGAGATAAACTTCGTGTACAAGGAGTCTGAGGCTAATGCGGAGCATACACGCCGGGGATTGGAGATGGTCGCCGCACACCGAGCTATCTTATCTCTTGATATCGAGTCACCAGAACAACTTCGCTATTGTAAGCCTGCGAAGAGCAAGACGGCGATGCTAACGGAAAAGCGCCTGAGTGCCGAGTCCATGCCGGACAACACATCCAGCAGCGAAGAGTTTGACGAGGCGCGTCTGAACGGAAGCGGCAGCTACGAGTTGTATGGGTACAACG ATCAGCGAGCTTCCAACGCAACCACTCCGCATACAGATTTGGCCCCAACTCTGGAGGAGGACGAAGAACTTTCAGATTTAAGCTATGGGTGTGCTCCACTGATGCAAATAGAGCATAACATCAGTGCTTTGTTGCGTGGAGACATTCCAATTATCGGGCAACCGGCTGAGAACAAAGGAGGAGGACTTACTGGTGCCGCAACGACAGCTGCCGAGCTGCATGCAAAGCGGGTGCTGGAATTTCGACACGGCGTTCACAAGTCTGAAAGCGCCAAGGAGATGCTGCTGTCACAGATGCCCAGTTTGGGCCCACTGCCACCATCGCCGCCGAGTTCCAACCCGGATTTATTTGACTACGATGCTCCTCTTCCACCGTCACCAGTGGAGCCGCGAAAGCAGCTAGAGCTCCCGGTAGTGCCGAATGCCCCTTCCGCGAATCGGGGCACTACCGTAGTGGAGGTGCATGCCACCGCCTCTGGTACGGCGGTGAacagtagcaacagcaacactcGCCGAAGTCGGGACAATATCGCCTCTGCGCGTCACTTTACCGACGAGCTGCCACCGCCCCCAGCGCTATCCCACCAATCGGCCATCTTATTAGAGGGCAACGGCGGACCTCCTATGGTCCCCCCACATCGAGGGACTGGAGGTCATTCGGCGAATACAATGAAATCCTGGAGTATCGACTCGCAATACCGCAAGAAATCGCCAAAACTATTTGGCCACTATAGCAGCGGTGGCAGTGGGATAACCACACCCACTGGTCTGGGACCGATTCCTCCACTGCCACCTCCGCATTTCGACGGAATGGCAGGTGGATCTGGGTCCTACCATCGTCGTTATATTAACTACGGCACCAAGCGGAACCTAAAGCAGTCGCCGCGCGAAGAGCATCGCCTGCAAACCTCATGCAGTCTTCCTGAAACGCCCATTTTTGCCAGAGG CTGTGACATACCTCGTACCCCATATCGACGCCAAAATGAGCCCCTGCCTGTGGTCAGCGGCTCCCGCACAGCGCCCAGATCGAGCACATCGAACAGCATCAGCATGGGCGCTTCAATTTTGGGTATTGGAG GTGGTAACTATGGTACAGCCCAAATTTGCCGTCAGCGCTCAATAAATCATGCCTTGGCCTCTAATGAAATGCTTCGCATGACCGGGGCCCCGGCTCGAGGATGGTATCCCAAGCAACGGGGAATGCGACCAGTCTCCACCGAGAACATAGATCGACTGGCTTCCATGCGGGTGTGGGACAATTCGACGGGCATGTCGGGCACCGGACAATCTCGTAAGCCATTAACACTGCCACCAAATCTTACACCTTCCTTCTTGAATAAATCACCCCGCGAGGCTCTACGGCGTGTTACTAGTTTGCTGATAACCAAAAAAA AAAGCAGCAAGGATCGAAAACATAAGACATACTGCGATCAGCTTATGGATGATAACAACAGCAAGCATGTCTATGAATTTGAATCGG GATCCACCACGGGGAAGGATACCAATCGCAATGACAATGGAGACTCGGGGGCGACCACGAATAACAAACCTAAAAAAAAGGGGCTTTTTAAATCTCTTTGGAAGCGCTCCAAAACTGTCTCCTTAGATCAGTAA
- the LOC6733089 gene encoding uncharacterized protein LOC6733089 isoform X1, whose product MAAAHESTKARDSTNVETERTFHLEAGQSYDTMAESHRAFHSLELETGAEVALELDAAVEANQKGQNDNQLQSLEPISLDDIPEPIKVLDEIISEFEEAATKPVALNCNSGENQSEDDGYMSLSRKNMSKKDSEDVPQTPSTDTVPEGSFNEVDGTAENLTKLSEVVHEQETTSPLIQTTLPKARGSSSTPAVNSNYSSLPCCGARASNLGGASTANSSSRLSAIRHPGSCNEGRNALGIDISAVHNAVLRGNLAKLPEPFVNEHPVTIYPGPSSKAAMGEGARCKRLLSSVEKHKEVCHMLNPLSSGSNSSSGEASPAASHVNVATSKAAARDEEYSEDSLEESTISTELTPVKQNGVAWEIHFKSNKKKSSGLKNTSASKTKTHNLDGSSIYNERSMLGKGTFIIRRSTAKNPPRVTDVFCMPKPPRSSLAEGVETKVGAGAISNEFYTSDSEQSDATPLPLPLPPASSEINFVYKESEANAEHTRRGLEMVAAHRAILSLDIESPEQLRYCKPAKSKTAMLTEKRLSAESMPDNTSSSEEFDEARLNGSGSYELYGYNDQRASNATTPHTDLAPTLEEDEELSDLSYGCAPLMQIEHNISALLRGDIPIIGQPAENKGGGLTGAATTAAELHAKRVLEFRHGVHKSESAKEMLLSQMPSLGPLPPSPPSSNPDLFDYDAPLPPSPVEPRKQLELPVVPNAPSANRGTTVVEVHATASGTAVNSSNSNTRRSRDNIASARHFTDELPPPPALSHQSAILLEGNGGPPMVPPHRGTGGHSANTMKSWSIDSQYRKKSPKLFGHYSSGGSGITTPTGLGPIPPLPPPHFDGMAGGSGSYHRRYINYGTKRNLKQSPREEHRLQTSCSLPETPIFARGCDIPRTPYRRQNEPLPVVSGSRTAPRSSTSNSISMGASILGIGGGNYGTAQICRQRSINHALASNEMLRMTGAPARGWYPKQRGMRPVSTENIDRLASMRVWDNSTGMSGTGQSRKPLTLPPNLTPSFLNKSPREALRRVTSLLITKKKSSKDRKHKTYCDQLMDDNNSKHVYEFESVFFLGSTTGKDTNRNDNGDSGATTNNKPKKKGLFKSLWKRSKTVSLDQ is encoded by the exons ATGGCAGCGGCACATGAATCGACTAAAGCACGCGATTCGACCAACGTCGAGACTGAGCGGACGTTTCATCTGGAGGCAGGGCAATCCTATGATACAATGGCAGAATCTCATCGCGCATTCCATTCCCTGGAATTGGAGACGGGAGCGGAGGTAGCCCTAGAATTAGATGCTGCTGTTGAAGCTAACCAAAAAGGACAAAA CGATAATCAACTGCAGTCGTTGGAACCCATTTCCTTGGATGACATACCTGAGCCAATAAAAGTCCTCGATGAGATTATTTCGGAATTTGAGGAGGCAGCAACGAAACCAGTGGCCTTGAACTGCAATAGTGGCGAGAATCAGTCTGAGGACGATGGCTACATGAGCCTAAGTCGCAAAAA CATGTCCAAAAAGGATTCCGAAGATGTACCCCAAACACCCAGCACAGACACTGTGCCCGAGGGAAGTTTCAATGAAGTGGATGGCACGGCTGAGAATCTAACTAAATTATCTGAGGTTGTACACGAACAGGAAACTACATCGCCTCTCATTCAGACAACGCTG CCAAAGGCTCGGGGATCTAGCTCGACTCCTGCCGTAAACTCAAACTACTCCAGTTTACCGTGCTGTGGTGCCAGGGCTTCAAATTTGGGTGGAGCTTCTACTGCCAATTCCTCAAGTCGATTGTCAGCCATTAGGCACCCAGGCAGCTGCAACGAGGGTCGCAACGCACTGGGCATCGACATTAGCGCTGTGCATAACGCTGTTCTCCGTGGTAATTTGGCGAAGCTGCCGGAACCATTCGTCAACGAACATCCAGTGACGATTTACCCAGGTCCCTCTTCCAAGGCAGCCATGGGGGAGGGAGCTCGCTGCAAGCGGCTACTCAGCTCTGTCGAAAAGCACAAAGAGGTGTGCCACATGTTGAATCCACTATCCAGCGGGTCAAACTCTTCGTCCGGGGAGGCTTCGCCTGCTGCGTCTCACGTCAATGTCGCGACATCAAAAGCTGCTGCCAGGGATGAGGAATATTCCGAAGATTCGCTGGAGGAGTCAACCATCTCTACTGAACTTACACCCGTTAAACAGAACGGAGTTGCCTGGGAGATTCACTTTAAAAGCAACAAGAAGAAATCCAGTGGCCTTAAAAATACGTCTGCTTCTAAAACg AAAACCCACAATTTAGACGGCAGTTCCATTTACAACGAAAGAAGCATGCTGGGCAAAGGGACTTTTATTATCCGTCGCTCCACAGCCAAAAATCCGCCTCGTGTCACAGATGTATTTTGTATGCCAAAGCCACCACGTTCCTCGTTGGCCGAGGGAGTCGAGACCAAAGTGGGAGCCGGGGCGATCAGTAATGAGTTCTACACAAGCGATAGCGAGCAAAGCGATGCCACTCCCCTACCACTACCGCTGCCACCAGCTTCATCTGAGATAAACTTCGTGTACAAGGAGTCTGAGGCTAATGCGGAGCATACACGCCGGGGATTGGAGATGGTCGCCGCACACCGAGCTATCTTATCTCTTGATATCGAGTCACCAGAACAACTTCGCTATTGTAAGCCTGCGAAGAGCAAGACGGCGATGCTAACGGAAAAGCGCCTGAGTGCCGAGTCCATGCCGGACAACACATCCAGCAGCGAAGAGTTTGACGAGGCGCGTCTGAACGGAAGCGGCAGCTACGAGTTGTATGGGTACAACG ATCAGCGAGCTTCCAACGCAACCACTCCGCATACAGATTTGGCCCCAACTCTGGAGGAGGACGAAGAACTTTCAGATTTAAGCTATGGGTGTGCTCCACTGATGCAAATAGAGCATAACATCAGTGCTTTGTTGCGTGGAGACATTCCAATTATCGGGCAACCGGCTGAGAACAAAGGAGGAGGACTTACTGGTGCCGCAACGACAGCTGCCGAGCTGCATGCAAAGCGGGTGCTGGAATTTCGACACGGCGTTCACAAGTCTGAAAGCGCCAAGGAGATGCTGCTGTCACAGATGCCCAGTTTGGGCCCACTGCCACCATCGCCGCCGAGTTCCAACCCGGATTTATTTGACTACGATGCTCCTCTTCCACCGTCACCAGTGGAGCCGCGAAAGCAGCTAGAGCTCCCGGTAGTGCCGAATGCCCCTTCCGCGAATCGGGGCACTACCGTAGTGGAGGTGCATGCCACCGCCTCTGGTACGGCGGTGAacagtagcaacagcaacactcGCCGAAGTCGGGACAATATCGCCTCTGCGCGTCACTTTACCGACGAGCTGCCACCGCCCCCAGCGCTATCCCACCAATCGGCCATCTTATTAGAGGGCAACGGCGGACCTCCTATGGTCCCCCCACATCGAGGGACTGGAGGTCATTCGGCGAATACAATGAAATCCTGGAGTATCGACTCGCAATACCGCAAGAAATCGCCAAAACTATTTGGCCACTATAGCAGCGGTGGCAGTGGGATAACCACACCCACTGGTCTGGGACCGATTCCTCCACTGCCACCTCCGCATTTCGACGGAATGGCAGGTGGATCTGGGTCCTACCATCGTCGTTATATTAACTACGGCACCAAGCGGAACCTAAAGCAGTCGCCGCGCGAAGAGCATCGCCTGCAAACCTCATGCAGTCTTCCTGAAACGCCCATTTTTGCCAGAGG CTGTGACATACCTCGTACCCCATATCGACGCCAAAATGAGCCCCTGCCTGTGGTCAGCGGCTCCCGCACAGCGCCCAGATCGAGCACATCGAACAGCATCAGCATGGGCGCTTCAATTTTGGGTATTGGAG GTGGTAACTATGGTACAGCCCAAATTTGCCGTCAGCGCTCAATAAATCATGCCTTGGCCTCTAATGAAATGCTTCGCATGACCGGGGCCCCGGCTCGAGGATGGTATCCCAAGCAACGGGGAATGCGACCAGTCTCCACCGAGAACATAGATCGACTGGCTTCCATGCGGGTGTGGGACAATTCGACGGGCATGTCGGGCACCGGACAATCTCGTAAGCCATTAACACTGCCACCAAATCTTACACCTTCCTTCTTGAATAAATCACCCCGCGAGGCTCTACGGCGTGTTACTAGTTTGCTGATAACCAAAAAAA AAAGCAGCAAGGATCGAAAACATAAGACATACTGCGATCAGCTTATGGATGATAACAACAGCAAGCATGTCTATGAATTTGAATCGG TCTTTTTTCTAGGATCCACCACGGGGAAGGATACCAATCGCAATGACAATGGAGACTCGGGGGCGACCACGAATAACAAACCTAAAAAAAAGGGGCTTTTTAAATCTCTTTGGAAGCGCTCCAAAACTGTCTCCTTAGATCAGTAA